From the genome of Natrinema marinum:
GAAGAAGCGCGTCTGGGCGTGCTCGTCGAGCCCGCGCATGTAGCCCGTCGCGTAGAATGACGTGAAGATCCAGAGGAAGCTCGCGAGCAAGGCGAAGAAGATCCCCAGCGGATCGGCTCGCAGGGCGAAGTCGATCCCCGCGAGGAACTGGATCCCCGTCGAGTCGGCGAGGCTCCACCGGAAGACGGTGCCCGACATGACCGCGGGGAGCATGCTAACGACGATCCCGAACTTCGCGAGGGCGGCCAGCACGGACCAGCCTTCGCGCAGGTTCGGGCGGCGATGCGACGCGATAATCAGGACGATCGCGACCGCCGAGACGAGAACGGCGGCCAGCGGGCGAATGTCTGCGACCATCAGTTAAACACCTCCGTCAGGAACGGCTCGAGTAGGTCGGCGATCGCGCCCCCGGCGAAACCGAGTGCGACGGCACAGAGCGCGGCGATCACGACGACCGCGACCATGCCGACCGAGACGGCGTCGGCCGCCCCCTCGCCGCGGATCGCGCCATCGGCGTCGGTCGTTCCGCCGTCGGTCGCGGCGGCTCCCGGCCGGGGGGTCTCGACCGCCGGCGGCGTGAAGTACATCTTCTCGAGCAGACGGGCGGCGTAGGCGAGGGTGAGCATGGTACTGAGGAAGATCACGGCGGCGACGGGCCACAGTTCGGACTGGACGGCACCCAGCGCGATGTACCACTTGCCGACGAAGCCGACGCCCGGCGGGACGCCGACCAGCGAGAGCAAGAGGACGGCCATCGCGCCGGCGACGACCGGCCGGTGCTTCGCGAGGCCGGCGTACTCGTCGACGGTTCGCGCGCCGTAACTCGTCGCGACGAGCGCGGCCGACAGGAAGAGGCCGGCTTTCAGCAGGCCGTGGCCGAGCAGGTGGATCGCGGCGCCGACGAACGCCGTCTCGGAGCCGCCGGCGATGACGACCCCGTAGGCGGCGATGACGAGGCCGAACTGCGAGACCGACGAGTAGGCGAGCATCCGCTTGACGCTGGTCTGGATCACCGCCAGAACGGTGCCCGCGAGGACGCTCACGCAGCCGACGACGAGAACGATCGCGGCCGCGTTTTGAGTTCCGGCCAGATAGTCCACGCCGAAGACGGTCACGATCAGCCGGCCGAAGGCGTAGGCGGAGGCCGTCGAGACGAGCGCGGCGATCAGCGGCGTCACGCCGTCGGGGGCCTGCTGGTAGGCGCTGGGCTGCCACGTGTGCAGGGGCCACTGGGCGACCTTGACTGCGAAGCCGACGACGATGAATCCGAAGCCGGTCCGGATCAGGAGCGGGCGCTCCGCCGCTGGAATCTGTGCGGCGAGCTCGAGCATGTTGAGCGTCCCCGTCGCCATCAGCAGGAAGGCGACGCCGATCAGGTACATCGACGCGGCGACGGTTCCCAGGATCAGGTACTGCAGGGCGGCGACCGCCGATTCCGGGCCGTCGCCGCTGGCGACCAGCGCGTAGGTCGCGATGCTCGTGATCTCGAGGAAGACGAAGAGGTTGAACACGTCGCCGGTCATGGTGATCCCGAGCAGGCCGCCGACCAGCAGCAGGTAGGCGGTGTAGAACGTGTTCCCGCGGGGACCGCCCCGACGCGTGTACACGAGGACGCCGGCGGCGACGGCCGTCACGAGCAGGGCGATCAGGACCGAGAACTCGTCGGCGACGAGCTGGATGCCGTACGTTTGCGGGTAACCGCCCAGTTCGTGGGTCACTACCCCGTCGGTATAGACCACGGTCGCGAGGGCGACGACGGCGGCGAACAGGCCGGTCGTCGTGAGCGCGGCGACGGACCAGCCGGCCCGGTCGTAGCGCAGCCCCAGCGCGATGGGGAGCGTGGCCGCGAGCAACGGGGCGACGATCAGCAACGGCGGGAGCAGGTCGACGCTACTCATCGGCGCGCACCTCCCTCAGGGTGTCTTCGCGGAGGGTCCCGTACTCCGCGTAGATGCGGATGATCAGGGCCAGTCCGACCGCCGTCAGCGCGATGCCGACGACGATGGCGGTCAGGACGATGACCTGCGGCAGCGGGCTCGCGACGAGGAGGTCGCCAGGGTTTTTCTCGGCGGGAACGACCGGTGCCGAGCCGCCCTCGACGTAGGCCATCGCGATGAAAAACAGGAAGATGGCCGTCTGGAAGAGGTTCACGCCGATCAGTTTCTTCACGAGGTTCTCGCTCGCGATCACCATGTAGATCCCGATGCCGAGCACGACGAACACCAGCGCGTAGAGGTAGTAACTCGAGAGGAACTCAATCATCGTCGCTCACCTCCCGGTCGTCGGCCCTGCTGGTGCCGCCGGTTCCGCTCGGTCGTTCGGGCTCGAACCCCGCCGCCATTGAGAAGAACAGGCCGATCATGGTCCCGGAGACGATCAGCGCGATGCCGAGGATCTCGACGGCCTCGAGCCCCCACTTGGGCTTGATGTGGAAGACCGCCTTGAGCCGATAGAACTCGAGGAACTCCCCGCCCAGCGCGATCATCGCGAGGCCGATCGCGCCGAAGATGACGACACCGCCGGTGACGAGACCCACGAGCAGGGAGTTGCGCAGCCACTGACGGGTCGGCTCGATCCCGAAGGCGAAGGCGAGCATGAGGATCGTGACGCCGACGATAGCGCCGCCCTGGAAGCCGCCGCCGGGCGCGTCGCCCCCGTGGAAGGTCATGAACAGCCCGTAGGTGAGCGTAAACGGTGCGATGATCTTCACGGCGGTCATGATCACCTGGCTTTCGGTGTACGTATCATCGATGGAGTCGGGCATTCAGGCGAACACCTCGCGTTTCAGGACGAGCAGCGTGGAGACGCCGGCGGCGAAGACGACGACCGCCTCACCGAAGGTATCGAAGCCACGATAGGCGGCGAGAACGGCCGTCACGGCGTTCTGGACGCCCGTTTGCTCGTAGGTCGCGCGGATGTAGTGTTGGGTCACGTCGGGGTCCGACCAGACCGGCGTCTCCGTGAGACCAACAGCGTACATTTCGGGCAGGACGACGGTACAGAGCAGGAGGACGAACGCGCCGACGGCGACGACTCCCGGAACGTGAATCCGCTCTCTGAGGTCATCGGTCGAGGGACGCGCTGTCCGTGCGATCGTCAACAGCAACAAGAGCGTCGTGACGCCGGCCCCGATCGCGGCCTCGGTCATCGCCACGTCGGGTGCCAGCAGGAACGTGTAGAGGATCGCCATGCCGAGGCTGTAGGCACCGAAAACGATGATGACCGACAGCACGTCCCGGAACAGCGCGGTCGCGACCGCGGTCGCGAGGACGAACAGCGCGAGCGCGTACGCGAAGGCACTCACTGTGGTTCACCTCCCGTTCCCGCGTCGCGGTCCGTCGGCTCCCCACCCCGCCCCGACGATTCCGGATCGGGCTCGGGCTCTAAGTCGCGCGCGGATTCGCTCCCGTCGTCGGCGAGCTGTGGCTCGACGCCCGTTTCGGCCGCCGAGCGCGCGATCGCGTGGGCCGCCGTCGGGTTCGTGATGAAGACGAAAAACAGCAGTAAGACGGTGTAGACCGTCGCGTGCTGCCAGCCCAGCGCAACCGCGACGCCGGCGAGGGTTAGCCCGGCGCCGAGGGTGTCCGCCTGTGAGGCGGTATGTGTGCGCGCGTAAACGTCGGGAAGCCGGATCACGCCGACCGCCGCGATGAACGTGAAGAACACGCCGAGGGCGACGAGGGCGACGGCCACCCAGAAGCGAAGCGCGTCGATCACAGCACGCCACCCCGCTCGACGGTGAACTTCGAGATCGCGATCGACATCAGGAAGTTCAACAGGGCGTAGATCAGGGCGACATCGAGGAACCACGGCTCGTCGAGCGCCACGGCCAGCAGCGCGAGGACGACGACCGTGTTCGTCCCGAGGACGTTGACCGCCAGCAGCCGGTCCTGGGTCGTCGGCCCGACGACGGCGCGGTACAGTAACACGATCGCGAGGACGACGAACGCCGCGGCCGCGGCGAGGAAGACGTCCGCGAGCGGCGGCGTCACAGCTCCTCACCCCCGACGACCTCGGCCTCGTCGCGCTCCTCGGGCGAGGGGATCGCCGCCGATTCCCGACCGTAGAAGACGAAGCGGATGCCGCGCTCGAGGCCGCCGTCGAACAGGTCCTCCTGAGCGGCCGGGATCAGCGTGTGGACCAGCAGCTCCTGATTGTCGGCCCGGACCGTCAGGGTTCCCGGGGTGAGCGTGATGCTGTTTGCCAGCGCGGTCAGCGGCAGGCCGCTCCGGACGCGAGCGTTGACCCGCGTCAGCGTGGGTTCGATCGGCATTGACGGCCGCAACACCGCGGCCGAGACCGCGATGTTGGCTTTCAGGATCTCCCAGAGCAGATACGGGATGTAGAGGACGAATCGTACGGTCCGTATCGGCGACTGGACGCGGTCCAGCGGCACCGAGAACGTCACCTGCGCGAGCGAGACGGAGACGATGGCGGCGACGGCCGCACCGGTGACGAGATCGAACCAGTAGGTCGGATCGCCCAAGACGAGATAGAAGCCATAGGAGATCCAAAACGTCGCGAACAGTCGGTCGAAGTCCTCCGTCCCGCCGACGAGCCGGCCGCGACGGGCCGGTCGATCGACCGGTGCCTCGTCGTAGGCCAGCCCGATGCGCTCGAGTTCGCGCTCGAGGGGCTGGAGCAACTGGGCGGAGACGCCGGGCTGGTACTCGGGATCGATGATCACGCGGTCGATCCCGTGATCGTCCGCGTAGGCGTCGAAGATCTCGGCGTAGTCCCGCGGACCGAAGAGGTACTCGTCGGCGCCGAGCGTCGCCGTCTCAATCGTGACGTCGGCATCGCTGGCGTCCTCTTCGGCCCAATTCCGTGCCCGCGAGAGCAGGTCGTCCGCGTCTTCGCGGTGGCGCGCGCTCTCGGGCACGTCGGCGTCGTAGGGGAGCGCGACGACGAGGTGGCACTCGAGGGAGTCGGCGCGCTCGAGGCCCGATCGGACGGCGTGGCCGACCGTCTGCCGAACGGTCACCGTGTCCGACAGCGGGACGAGCAGGCGTTCAACCGCCACGGCGTCTCCCTCCGGGTGACCGTTGGTGGATGTACATGACTCTCGTTGATAGTCGAGTGAAACGGTAGCCGTAGGAAAACGATTTCGTTATCCGCCAGCAGTCACGCATTCCGACGGATTCTGCCGGGATATTTGTGACATTTACGTTCCGTTTTCGTCGCCTGTTCGACGAGAGCGGAGTTCGCCGACGGCGTCGATCGACCGGTAGTTTTACAACCCGAGTTTCAGTAGAGAAAGCTGACTTGCATGACCACGACTGATACCGTTCACGATCGAATCGGAACCGCACGCGACGACCTCACGACGGGCCAGTTGCTGGCCGTCTTCGCTTTCGCCGCGGCGCTTTCATTCACGCTACTGTTCTTGCAGGAACCGCTGGCCCACGACGCCATGCACAACTTCCGGCACGCGGCCGGCGTCGCCTGTCACTGATGGTCGTCGACTACCTCGAGCGGGGCGTCCTCGCCGGATCGATCGCGGGGCTGGCCTACGGAGCCTACATGGCGCTCGTCGCGAACCCGCTGATCGGCTATATGGAGGGGGTCGCAGAGGGCGGTGTCGGCGACCACGCACACGAGCACGCCCACGCCGCCGTCGACGGAGGCCCCGTCGTGACCGAGGCGACGACCGCCGCGGTCAGCGTCGGCGGCGGCGTCCTCTGGGGCATCCTGCTCGGCGGCGTCTTCGCGCTCGCGTTCTACTTCCTCGAGCCGGCACTGCCCGGCCGCGGGAAGGCGAAGGCTTACGTGCTGGCCGGCGCGGGCTTTTTCACCGTCTCAGTTGCGCCGTGGCTCGTTCTCCCGCCGACGACGCCGGGGGCCGAGCAGGCGTATACCCCGACGCTGCGGATCGCGATCTACGTCGGGATGATGGCCGTCGGCGCGGTCGTCGCCGCGGCGTCGATCTACGGCTACGACCGCGTCTCGGCCCGGAGTCGCCCGCTCGGAGCCGTTGCGGCCGCGGTTCCGATCGTCGCGCTCGCGGCCCTCACCGCGCTCGGGGCGCCGACGATCGTCGCGGCCGGCGCGGTGCCGGCCGACCTCGCAACGGCCTTCCGGGGTCTGACCGTCCTGAGTCAGGGTGCGCTCTGGGCGCTCGTCGCCGGCTGCTTCGGCTGGTTCCAGACGCAAGCCGGCGTTCGATCGGCCGCCGAACGGCGCGACGAACTGCTGACCAGTCCATGAGAGAGCGGACCGAACAGCACCGCGAGCGCCTCGAGGCCCACGTCTTCGTCTGTACCAACGACCGCGACTCCGAGTACGCGAGTTGCGGCGCGGCGGGTGCAGAGGAGACCGTCGCGGCGGTCAAAGACTGGCTGCGCGAGCGGGACGCCTTCTGGACGGCGGTCTCCGTCGGCACGACTTCGTGTCTGGGGCTGTGTAGCGAGGACGGCACCGCGGTCACGATCCAGCCGCGAAACACCTGGTACTCCGATGTAACACCGGCCGACGTGCCTGACCTGCTCGCCGCGGAGTTCGGTCCGAACGCGGAGCGGGTCCGGGCCGGCGACTGAGCCCGCCGGCGCACAACCGTTTTGACGCTGGTCTCCGATACCACGCGTAGTACCGATGCTCACGTGGCCAGACGAGACCATCTACGAGGGAATCGCGGCGGTCGCGGCGACCGACCCGGACCGGCGGGCCGTCGTCTTCGAGGGAACGACGTGGACCTACGACGATCTGCTCGCCGAAACGCGGGCACTCGCCCGCGGACTCGCCGATCTCGGCGTCTCCGAGGGCGACGTGATCGCGGTCTGGCTCGGTAACCGTCCCGAGTGGATCGCCTGCCAACTCGCGGCCTCCGCTCTCGGCGCAGCGATGGTCGCCGTCAACACCCGCTACCGGACCCACGAACTCGAGTACATGCTCGAAGACTCCGGCGCGAGCGTCCTCGTTACCGAGGACGAACTGCTCGACCGGGACTACCACGAGATGCTCGCGACCGCGGTCCCCGAGGTCGCGGCGCAGTCGCCAGACGCGTTCGACCCCGACTCGATCCCCTCGCTCGAGGCGGTCGTGAGCCTCGAGCCCTCCGACGAACTGTCGGCGCTACGGACCTACGACGACGTATGCGAGACGGGGCGAGCGCGAGACCGGGGAGAACTCGAGCCCGCGACCGACTCGGAGGCCCCGGTGGCGATCTTCTACACCAGCGGCACGACGAGCGATCCGAAGGGGTGTCTGCAGTCGAGTCGGTCGCTGCTGAACCACTCGGCGCACGTCGCCGATCACCTTGGCGTGACCGACGAGGACGTGGCCGTCGCGACGCTGCCGTTCTGCGGCATCTGGGGCTACAATACCCTCTTCAGCGTCCTCGCGACGGGCGCAACGCTCGTGACGCAGACGCACTTCGATCCCGGCGAGACGATCCGGCTGGTCGACGACCACGACGCGACCTACCTCACCGGATTGGGCGTGATGTTCGAGCGGGTGCTCGAGCACGAGACCTTCGATCCGTCGCGCGTCGAGACGGTCGAGACGGGCGTCGTCGGCTTCATCAGCAAGGGGTTCGACGCGGCCCTGTTCGAGCGCATCGAATCGACGGTCGGCTTTCCGGTGGTCCAGCCCTACGGGCTCTCGGAGGCCAACAGCCAGATCTTCGTCGGCGATCCCGACGACCCCGCAGCGCGGCGCAAGCGTGTCGGCGGGCCGCCGATCCACCCGGACATCGAGGCGAAGATCGTCGACCCCGAGAGCCGCGAGGCGCTGCCGGCCGGCGAGGAGGGCGAACTCGCAATCCGGGGCTATCTGCTCGCCGATGGCTACCTCGGCAAGCCAGCGGCGACCGCGGCGGCCTTCGACGAGTCGGGGTGGTTCTACACCGGCGACCTCGCCGAGATGGACGAGGACGGCTACGTCTACTACCGCTCGCGGCTCGACGACGCCCTGCGAGTTCGGGGGTTTCTCGTCGCGCCCCGCGAGATCCAGTCGGCGGTCGAGGACCACCCCGATGTCCGCTCGTGCGAGGTCGTCGGCGCGCCCCACCCGCGCCACGGTGAGGTAGCGGTCGCGTTCGTCGTCCCCGCGAACGACGAGGTGAACGCGGGGGAACTCGAGGAGTTCCTCGATTCCCGCGTGGCCGACTACAAGGTCCCCGAAGCGTTCGAGTTCGTCGACGAGTTCCCGACGACGGAGGGACCGAACGGCGAAAAAGTCCAGAAAACGGTGCTTCGCGAGCGAGTCGCAGACCGGTTCGACGCGTGAGGATTGCGTGTCGTCACGGCGATCCGCTGACGATGAGGGCCCCGTCTCGTCCGTCGATCCGATCCTCGTTCGTCGGCTCCGAAACCGATACAGCACCACCTCAGTACGATTATTTATATTATTATATGTTTGAATGACCGCCCACGTACAAATGAACGTAGAGAAGTTTCTGTGCCGATTTTATCGGTTTCTTCGATCGGGACCTGTGGTATACATCATGACATAACGCTTTTCTCCCGACCTGAGAGAGGATCTGCTAATGGCACGACTCCTACGGGATGCGGTCTCGCTCACCGAGAGCCAACGGCTCGTTCGCTCGAGCATCCGCGACATCTGCTCTGACTTCGATCACGAGTACTGGCGTCGGCGAGCCGAGGAGGGAGAGTACCCCCGCGAGTTCGTCGACGCGTTGACCGACCACGGCTGGATGGGGATCCTACTGCCCGAGGAGTACGGCGGTGCCGGAATGGGTACCCAAGAAACCGTCGTCATGATGGAGGAGATTGCCGCCAACGGCGGCGGGTTCAGCGCCGCACAGGCGGTCCACGGCGGCGTCTACAACTCCGTCCCCATCGTCGAGTACGCCAGCGAGGAGATCAAACGGGACCTGCTCCCGAAGGTCGCCGACGGCGAGGCGTCGATCCAGGCCTTTGGCTTGACCGAGCCCAACGCGGGCTCGAACTCGCCGGCGATCGAGACGCGCGCAGAACGAGACGGAGACGAGTACGTCGTCAACGGCCAGAAGATCTGGACCTCCCGCGTCGACGTCTCCGACTACATCGTCCTCGTCGCGCGTACGACCCCGCTCGAGGAAGTCGACAAACGGACCCGCGGTATCTCGATGTTCCTCGTCGACTTGGAGGACGCGATGGACCAGGGGGCACTCGAGATGGAGGCGATCCCCAAGTCTGCCAGCGACTTCGTCCACTCCTTCGAGCTCTGGTTCGATGACCTGCGCGTCCCCGCGGAGAACCTGATCGGCGTCGAGGGCAACGGCTTCTATCAGGTGCTAGATGGCCTCAACGAGGAACGGCTCGTCATCGCCGCCGAGTGTCTCGGCCTCGGGCGGCTGGCGCTCGAGCGCGCGGTCCAATACGCCACCGACCGGGAGGTGTTCGACCGCCCGATCGGGAAGAACCAGGCGATCCAGCACCCGCTGGCGGAGGCCTACGCGCGGCTGCAGGCGGCCAAGCAGCTGACCTACAACGCGGCCGACCGGGCGGCCTCCGACGAGGACGTGGACCTGGGCGCGTACGCGAACGCGGCGAAGTTCCTCGCGGCGGACGCGGCCTACGAGGCGGCCGACGCGGCGGTCCAGACCCACGGCGGCTTCGGCATCGCGACGGAGTACGACGTCGAGCGCTACTTCCGCGAGGCCCGCCTGACGCGGCTGGTGCCGATCACCCAGCAACTCGCCTTGAACTACCTCGGCGAGAACGTACTCGGCCTGCCGCGTTCGTACTGATCGACGAGTACCCCGCGACCCGACCAATCTACGATTCACGCCAATGACGGACGACACTGACGACACCGAAACGGAGGAAGCGACGGAGAAGCGACTGGTAGAGGGCTGGCACGGCCGCTACTACGAGGACTTCGACGTGGGCGACATCTACAAACACCCCTTCGGTCGCACGGTCACCGAGACGGACAACGTCTGGATGACCAACGTGACGATGAACCTCAACCCGATGCACTTCAACGAGGCCTACGCCGAGGAGACGGAGTTCGGCGAGCGGCTGGTCGACGGCACCTTCGTTATCGCGCTGGCGGTCGGGATGAGCGTCATCGACATCTCGGTCAACGCGACGGCGAATCTCGGCTACGACGACATCCGCCACCACAACCCGGTCTACCACGGCGACACCATCTTCGCCGAGAGCGAGGTCCTGAGCAAGCGGGAACTCGAGTCCCGCGATCACGTCGGCATCGTCGAGACCGAACTGCGGGCGTACAACCAGGACGGCGACCTCGTGCTCAGCTTAGAGCGCACGCCAATGGTGTTGAAACGCGAGTACGCCGAGCCCTCCGCGGCGAAGCCGCCGGGCTGGCTCGAGGGAATCGGGACGCAGCCGGAGGACCTCTAGCCGTGTTCGCGCTCGACGATATCACGGTCGTGAGCCTCGAGAGCGGAGTCAGCGCGCCGCTGTGTACCCGCATGCTGGGTGACTTCGGCGCCGAGGTAATCAAGGTCGAGCGGCCGGACGTGGGCGACGTCAACCGCCACTGGGACTCGGTGGTGTACGGCGACTCGTCGGCCCACGCCTGGGTCGACCGGAACAAGCTGAGCGTCGAGTTGAACTTGAAAAGCGAGGACGGGACCGCGATCTTCCACGAACTCGCCGCGGAGGCCGACGTGATCGTCCAAAACTACTCGCCGGGCGTCGTCGAACGCCTCGGCGTGGGCTACGACGATATTGCCGAGAGCAACGAGGACGTCATTTACCTCAACGTCTCGGGCTACGGTCGGAGCGGGCCCTACAGCGATCGCAAGGCCTACGACATGGTCATGCAGGGCGAGACCGGCCTCATTCTGATGAACGGCTCGCCGGACGCCCCCGCGAAGATTCCCCTGAGCGTCTGTGACATCAACGCTGCGACCTACGGCACGATCGCCACGCTACTCGCGCTGTTCCACCGCGAGCGCACCGGCGAGGGGCAGGAACTCGACGTGACGATGTTCGGCGGGATGCTCTCGTGGCTCGGCTACTTCCCCCACAAGTACTGGCACAACGACGAGCAGCCGGAACGCATCGGGATGCGCCACCACCTGCTGACCCCCTACGGCCCTCACGAGACGGCCGACGACCAGTACGTCAACTTCGCCATCCTGAGCGAAGCCCACTGGGAACTGCTCTGCGAGGCCGTCCTCGAGCGCCCCGACCTGCTCGCGGACGAGCGCTTCGCGGACAACGAGAGCCGGGTTGAGAACCGCGACACGCTCGAGCCGCTGCTCGAGGACCTGATCGCCGAGCGGCCGCGTGACTACTGGGCCGAGCGGCTGGCCGAAGCGGGCATCCCGTGGGGCGACGTGAACCAGCTAGACGAAGTGCTCGACCACCCCCAGACCGAGCATCTCGACCTCGTGAAGGAACTCGAGACCGAGGACGGCCCGGTGCCGTACGTCGACAATCCGATCGACACCGACGCGCTCGAGTTCGCGGCCGAGCCGATGCCGGATCTCGGCGAACACACCGACGAGGTGCTCGACGCGCTCGGCTACTCGAGCGAGGAGATCGACGCGCTCCGGGAGAACGATGTGGTCTGAGCGTCGGCGGGCCGCTCGATCGGCCCGAACGGAATTCGAGAGAGCGTCGGTCGCCGTGACCGGCGGGAACGGTTATCCGCGTGGGCCTCGGAGGGAGCCGCGATGACCGGCTCCCCCTCGAGCGAAGTGACCGAAGACCTTGCCTCGTTCGTCGCCGCGCTCACGGCCGACGACGTTCCCGACGGGGCGCTTCGCACCGCCGAACGGGCGGTTCTCGATACCGTCGGCGTGACGCTCGCCGGCGCGGACGCCGAGGCGGGCGGGATCGCGACGGCTGCCGTGACCGCGGACGGCGATGCCGGCGAGACGACGGTTCTCGGCCGCGACGAGCGACTGCCCCTGTCCGACGCCGTCTTCGCGAACGCGACCGCAGGCCACGCGCTGGACTTCGACGACGTGGCACTGGCGGCGATGGACGGCCATCCGAGCGTGCCGATGGTCGCCCCCCTGCTGGCCGTCGGCGAGCGCGAAGGGGCGTCCGGACTGGAGCTACTGACGGCCTTCGTCGCCGGCTTCGAGGCGCAGAACTACCTCTCGAGGCCGATCAGCCCCGGCCACTACGAAGGGGGCTGGCACGCCAC
Proteins encoded in this window:
- a CDS encoding proton-conducting transporter membrane subunit: MSSVDLLPPLLIVAPLLAATLPIALGLRYDRAGWSVAALTTTGLFAAVVALATVVYTDGVVTHELGGYPQTYGIQLVADEFSVLIALLVTAVAAGVLVYTRRGGPRGNTFYTAYLLLVGGLLGITMTGDVFNLFVFLEITSIATYALVASGDGPESAVAALQYLILGTVAASMYLIGVAFLLMATGTLNMLELAAQIPAAERPLLIRTGFGFIVVGFAVKVAQWPLHTWQPSAYQQAPDGVTPLIAALVSTASAYAFGRLIVTVFGVDYLAGTQNAAAIVLVVGCVSVLAGTVLAVIQTSVKRMLAYSSVSQFGLVIAAYGVVIAGGSETAFVGAAIHLLGHGLLKAGLFLSAALVATSYGARTVDEYAGLAKHRPVVAGAMAVLLLSLVGVPPGVGFVGKWYIALGAVQSELWPVAAVIFLSTMLTLAYAARLLEKMYFTPPAVETPRPGAAATDGGTTDADGAIRGEGAADAVSVGMVAVVVIAALCAVALGFAGGAIADLLEPFLTEVFN
- a CDS encoding cation:proton antiporter subunit C translates to MIEFLSSYYLYALVFVVLGIGIYMVIASENLVKKLIGVNLFQTAIFLFFIAMAYVEGGSAPVVPAEKNPGDLLVASPLPQVIVLTAIVVGIALTAVGLALIIRIYAEYGTLREDTLREVRADE
- a CDS encoding MnhB domain-containing protein, producing the protein MPDSIDDTYTESQVIMTAVKIIAPFTLTYGLFMTFHGGDAPGGGFQGGAIVGVTILMLAFAFGIEPTRQWLRNSLLVGLVTGGVVIFGAIGLAMIALGGEFLEFYRLKAVFHIKPKWGLEAVEILGIALIVSGTMIGLFFSMAAGFEPERPSGTGGTSRADDREVSDDD
- a CDS encoding DUF4040 domain-containing protein — protein: MSAFAYALALFVLATAVATALFRDVLSVIIVFGAYSLGMAILYTFLLAPDVAMTEAAIGAGVTTLLLLLTIARTARPSTDDLRERIHVPGVVAVGAFVLLLCTVVLPEMYAVGLTETPVWSDPDVTQHYIRATYEQTGVQNAVTAVLAAYRGFDTFGEAVVVFAAGVSTLLVLKREVFA
- the mnhG gene encoding monovalent cation/H(+) antiporter subunit G gives rise to the protein MIDALRFWVAVALVALGVFFTFIAAVGVIRLPDVYARTHTASQADTLGAGLTLAGVAVALGWQHATVYTVLLLFFVFITNPTAAHAIARSAAETGVEPQLADDGSESARDLEPEPDPESSGRGGEPTDRDAGTGGEPQ
- a CDS encoding cation:proton antiporter, producing the protein MTPPLADVFLAAAAAFVVLAIVLLYRAVVGPTTQDRLLAVNVLGTNTVVVLALLAVALDEPWFLDVALIYALLNFLMSIAISKFTVERGGVL
- a CDS encoding monovalent cation/H+ antiporter subunit E, with amino-acid sequence MAVERLLVPLSDTVTVRQTVGHAVRSGLERADSLECHLVVALPYDADVPESARHREDADDLLSRARNWAEEDASDADVTIETATLGADEYLFGPRDYAEIFDAYADDHGIDRVIIDPEYQPGVSAQLLQPLERELERIGLAYDEAPVDRPARRGRLVGGTEDFDRLFATFWISYGFYLVLGDPTYWFDLVTGAAVAAIVSVSLAQVTFSVPLDRVQSPIRTVRFVLYIPYLLWEILKANIAVSAAVLRPSMPIEPTLTRVNARVRSGLPLTALANSITLTPGTLTVRADNQELLVHTLIPAAQEDLFDGGLERGIRFVFYGRESAAIPSPEERDEAEVVGGEEL
- a CDS encoding CbtB domain-containing protein — its product is MTTTDTVHDRIGTARDDLTTGQLLAVFAFAAALSFTLLFLQEPLAHDAMHNFRHAAGVACH
- a CDS encoding CbtA family protein, coding for MVVDYLERGVLAGSIAGLAYGAYMALVANPLIGYMEGVAEGGVGDHAHEHAHAAVDGGPVVTEATTAAVSVGGGVLWGILLGGVFALAFYFLEPALPGRGKAKAYVLAGAGFFTVSVAPWLVLPPTTPGAEQAYTPTLRIAIYVGMMAVGAVVAAASIYGYDRVSARSRPLGAVAAAVPIVALAALTALGAPTIVAAGAVPADLATAFRGLTVLSQGALWALVAGCFGWFQTQAGVRSAAERRDELLTSP
- a CDS encoding (2Fe-2S) ferredoxin domain-containing protein, producing MRERTEQHRERLEAHVFVCTNDRDSEYASCGAAGAEETVAAVKDWLRERDAFWTAVSVGTTSCLGLCSEDGTAVTIQPRNTWYSDVTPADVPDLLAAEFGPNAERVRAGD
- a CDS encoding class I adenylate-forming enzyme family protein, with product MLTWPDETIYEGIAAVAATDPDRRAVVFEGTTWTYDDLLAETRALARGLADLGVSEGDVIAVWLGNRPEWIACQLAASALGAAMVAVNTRYRTHELEYMLEDSGASVLVTEDELLDRDYHEMLATAVPEVAAQSPDAFDPDSIPSLEAVVSLEPSDELSALRTYDDVCETGRARDRGELEPATDSEAPVAIFYTSGTTSDPKGCLQSSRSLLNHSAHVADHLGVTDEDVAVATLPFCGIWGYNTLFSVLATGATLVTQTHFDPGETIRLVDDHDATYLTGLGVMFERVLEHETFDPSRVETVETGVVGFISKGFDAALFERIESTVGFPVVQPYGLSEANSQIFVGDPDDPAARRKRVGGPPIHPDIEAKIVDPESREALPAGEEGELAIRGYLLADGYLGKPAATAAAFDESGWFYTGDLAEMDEDGYVYYRSRLDDALRVRGFLVAPREIQSAVEDHPDVRSCEVVGAPHPRHGEVAVAFVVPANDEVNAGELEEFLDSRVADYKVPEAFEFVDEFPTTEGPNGEKVQKTVLRERVADRFDA
- a CDS encoding acyl-CoA dehydrogenase family protein, translated to MARLLRDAVSLTESQRLVRSSIRDICSDFDHEYWRRRAEEGEYPREFVDALTDHGWMGILLPEEYGGAGMGTQETVVMMEEIAANGGGFSAAQAVHGGVYNSVPIVEYASEEIKRDLLPKVADGEASIQAFGLTEPNAGSNSPAIETRAERDGDEYVVNGQKIWTSRVDVSDYIVLVARTTPLEEVDKRTRGISMFLVDLEDAMDQGALEMEAIPKSASDFVHSFELWFDDLRVPAENLIGVEGNGFYQVLDGLNEERLVIAAECLGLGRLALERAVQYATDREVFDRPIGKNQAIQHPLAEAYARLQAAKQLTYNAADRAASDEDVDLGAYANAAKFLAADAAYEAADAAVQTHGGFGIATEYDVERYFREARLTRLVPITQQLALNYLGENVLGLPRSY
- a CDS encoding MaoC family dehydratase gives rise to the protein MTDDTDDTETEEATEKRLVEGWHGRYYEDFDVGDIYKHPFGRTVTETDNVWMTNVTMNLNPMHFNEAYAEETEFGERLVDGTFVIALAVGMSVIDISVNATANLGYDDIRHHNPVYHGDTIFAESEVLSKRELESRDHVGIVETELRAYNQDGDLVLSLERTPMVLKREYAEPSAAKPPGWLEGIGTQPEDL